The sequence TAGTAGCTCTTGAAATTCCAATATTGGCTGTATTGGGGTCTGGGGATGACAACATGCATGTGAAAAGTTAAAGGAAAATAATATTCATTCACCAGATACTGCATCTGGTTCAGCACTCGGTGAGGACGCTACGACATTGATAAGCTGTGTGGGTGAATAATATTTGATAATTTTAGGGTCAGGCTTTTTTGTTCCCATACCTTGTTGCTGCTATACGTGCAAAAGTAAGAGCAACTTTTAAAAGGACCAAAACTATTATATGACATATTTGGTGTTGTGTGTTCACTAATTATTTTGTCATGGCACTATCCTATTgtgtgtatatgtgtgtgtgtgtttcattttgtttggATTTCACTTAATTCTGGTTTTATGCATATTGAGATTCTGAAttgaaaattgtgaaaaaatTTACTACCGTCATCGCCTAGTCCACCGGCTGAGACACTCAAACATCCGTGCCTGTTCATGCTATCCTGCTCTGTTCCCAAGTCTCCATAGTGATTATATGTCTCGTACCCACTCCACAATTGTTTACGAAATGGCATACAAGTTTCAAAGGCTCTATTATCTGATGTTCTAATTAGTTTCAGGCTTTACACAATAGGTGTTGCCGACAAATCTTTCGAGCCGTCCCCGTCATTCTATGTTGACCCCAGCTCAGGCCGGCTTTTTGGAACGCCTTTATCATCTCGCTGATGGCCCTAATCAGAGTATCGTTGAACGTTGTGACTTAATACCAATGTATGACCATGAGATCATTTCTCAAGTGTGTAAAATCTGATGGGATGTGATCAAGAATCTTACAAAAACAATTATTCAGATGGAAACATGTCAAATGGGTAGCTGTTACACACTGTTAACAGTGTTAGTGATGTTTTTAGTAAGACTTATAATCTTATCCTGAAAATGTATTGTGTTTCTTTTATGTGTTGGGTTTCCAGACATGGATAGTGGGTGTTTGGTTTTTGGGTGAAGTAAAGTTAAGAAGTTGAATACAATTGTATACAGCTATGCTGTCCTCTTCTCACTGAATTCTTGTTTGCTTTTTGTTCTCATTCATTTGCCTTTTCTAACCCCATAAGGTTCTAAACTTGACTATGACCATATCAAACTTCTACAGAGTCTGTAATTTTCACCAAGATTCATCACTCCGCCTTTTACGTTGTTCGTCGAAACAGTCGCGGCCGTTATTATTTAGATTTAATTTGTTTCCACAAATTTTTTGATTCATTGATGGGTAGAAGTTGCACTAATGCGTGAATTACTGTTGGGGTGTGTGATATTGAAGAAGAACCAAGACAAAAAAGATTCATTTTTTCATATTCACACAAAaaacatgtattttttttttatttgagtgTATGTAAACATAAAACGATGATCAATGAAAATTTTATGTACAttcaatgcattttattttttcatattaattcaagatatagatattaatgaaattcaagtatatatttttttatgtgattaaatttatgttcgttgtataaaaaaaaatactcttTAAAATAATGATCAATAATTTATCGATTAATTAATACTTctctaaattaataaaatatatatcatgttctttaacaatattaatttataaaagtTTAGTGAAAATCTGAAATAAAATGCTTTACATGAGAATTGCCAATTATAATATTGTCATTAGCTTTCCCTGGCCTTATACTACCCAACGATTTATGTTTAACGTTgattttaaaaatgaaaatttggCAGACTTGCATTAATCTACAACATGGGAAGTCGAACATCTTGATTGAGTGGGAGCGGAATGGATCGGAGTTgaaattcaatattcaatatataattaatttacaaATGAcctaattatattattaaaaaaattatacaaacgttacattaataaaaaatttgggtaaataaaaaaaaagaagaagcctGATAAATTCGTGattgtttttttaatctttATCGTCTATGAGAGAGATCATGTCATCaaagtaaaacttttttttttaatagcgATTTGTATCTTTTGACCCCTGAATTTACTTAATAAAAGCTCAACTAAATGTACAAATTTTGCTAAGTTCAAGTACTACACCATAGGAATGGACTCCATTAATTCTTTAAATGAACCTTTACAATAAACTAGAATTAAATGTAGTGATACCAAAAACCATAAAATCATGTAGATGATCTCTATACATGTGAATATATTGTGTGCTGCATTATTAGCTCTATGAGTATTCATTCACACTTGAATACTTCCAATATATTCTGATTACATCGAAGAAAACATCTCAGATTCTGTCGATAAATAGAACTAAAAAAGATTCAAGAACTCATTCAAAAAAAAGATTCAAGAATTAAATTAAACCACCTCAATAGAGATGCAATTCATGCTAACCCCAAtccacctttttttttttttaattaattcatcAATTCATACCTCCAAATAATACTTGATGATCAGTAATCTTGAATCCACCCAAACATCAGCCGCTAACCATTTATAACTTTGAAATGTTTTTTGAAGATCATTTCAAGGCCTAAACTTGATCCTACAAGATTGGCAGGTGATCTCCATACACGTCGAATCGATCTTTCGAGTCGCCCTATCCTTCATTTTCTCCACCCTCTCCACCTCCTCTCGAGCCCTCTCCCATATGTTGCGTGCGCGTGCAAACTCGGCTTGTGCTAGCTCCATCTCCCTCCTAGTAAGCTCCCTTAGCCGCTCCGCGTACGATTTCTCCATCGACGCTAGGCGAATCTGCTCGGCTGCTTGCCACTTTAGAGCTTCAACGCAGCTAGGATCTATCATCATATGATCATTGTAGCTATGATCTCTTACTTTTGATCTTATTAGCACACGGCTATTGTCCGAGGGCGGCTTGAGCACCGGTGACATGCTTATCGACAGCTTGAGGTCTAGCGACGGAGGCTCGAAATGATCCATCGATGATGATCGGTATCTCCCGGACGAATCCGACGGCCAAGATGGAGGAGGATATGATGAAGAGGCGGCTACTGCATGATGTGGAATGCTGGAGAATAGTTGCATTTCTTGATGGTCTTCTTCCATGGAAGAATAATGTgacattattaatatatatgtattgtattttagaattattattaatatggaaTGGCTAAGGGTTTTTTTGAGAGAGTTAGGCTTATAATAATATGAAGTGGAAAGAAAATAGGGCAACATTTATAAGCATTTCCCACAAAGGGTTAATTTCAAATATGCCCATTTTATTCGATCTCCATGCAAGAAAAAGGACCGGGGGACCAATAACATTAGCAATGTATGCCGTACAATCGCATGATCCTATGTATTTGATGGATCTTGGGACTAGATCTTTTGTgtgttaaaaaatatatatagaaccTAGTTTTCACCTCATACGtcgtcctttttctttttctttttttttttaacttgggCTTCTAATTTTATCAAATATATGGGTCCTCCCTCAAATATAATTGCATGAGGCCATATAAATTTGATTTGTCTCCAAACATGCATGTGATCACATAATCATGTCATTTTTCTTGGAATCGAATGACAGTTTTGTTATAACTGAGTCTTGAACTTGTTTCAAATTTTGGAGCTTTGGTGTCAGATGAATTATAAGTCGTCGGTTATTGATATCccaaatttttggatttatacTCTAGTCTAACTAACTAGTTATTGTCACTAGTTTGATTTTCTATGAATGGGGATAGAGAATATGACTTGGAAGAGTAAATTGCCTTGTGATTTATAACCATTTTAGGAGTAGTTAGTTTTAAGAGAATGACatttaaaatcaattataagTATGGTATatcttcctcttcttcttctcactctctctttttttttttttttgggctatTGGTACCTAAAAAGAAGTTCAAGAAAATAtggtaaaaatatatatgcaccaaaaaaataataatatccaGAAGAAGCATCCCTCAATATAAAAATACTTTAACACAAgctttattattatataaaaaaaggcCAAGTCCAATGTATATTTTTGATACAAAGTGCTACCTCCTAGATGAAGACTCGTATTCTTTCAAGTCCTTTGTTTTTCTCCCAAAAGCGCCTAATTTTTTTAGTAAACTACTAATTgacttgaagatttctccattattaaaaaataatcattaattggactttaaattaaatataaaaaaatgggAGGATGGATTTGCTTATAGAAGCAATAATTACAAATCCACGTGCAatgggttttttttatttaggttTTGTGGTCTTTAATTAGAGGGCACTTTGCTTTTCTTTGCATGGTAGGCCTAATCTTGCCTGCCCTCATGCCAATAGTGTAAAAAGTTATCAACTTTTTTTCACTACATAAAGCCCACGCTCCCTAGCACGTGGGGTGGGTGGGTATGGTTCGGAATTAATCCAGCTAGATTTGCGAGCatcaatatattattttaaatttcgtTAAAAAATTAggtatagtttttttttaaaaaaaaactaaaacttgAGAATATTTAAAATTGTATCCTTAGTCCTATAAACCTATCGTTTCCCCTTGGTAGATTTTGAAAAGTTCGAGACGTGTGTTTTGATAACATTTTGAGTTATTCTATGCTACacttgaaataaaatttatgtatttaGAATGAAAATATGCGATATCCACAAATTGATCGATTTAATATGTTGCGGTATGTAGAAGGCTATATTTTATGTGTAGCATAGATTTTGTTGGGAGTATATGAAGGCAAATGAATTAATGATTATGAGGGCTTTTGGGAAAGTTTTTACAGTTTGGACGAACTCATCTCATCATATGGGATTCAAGATTTTTGTGCAGAAAATCTTGTTAACATGTGCCGCCAGTTTGGCTAGCATTGAGGACTTTTACTTTTTGATTTCTttatgcaaaataaataaataaattttttgagtATACAAATTACAATGAGTCACAAGTATTAAACTGGAGAGAAAAGCTgaggtttaatttttttttgagcctggaattcttgatttatttagTAGATCATATGTTTGAAATTGGATTCATGTCACAAATtattagaaattaaaaaaaaaattcttttagagAAGTGTGCTAGCAAGTAGCAACCATTTTCCAAGTTGATTTGATACTACTGTCTTCATCTCATTTAAATTATCGGCCCTTAATtgcgcctatatatatatatatatttgaaattgtgGCTGCTTATTCACTTGGTTCGAAATCGTCGCCACTCGATCACTTGGTACCATGGGCTTTGCggcataattcaaataattgaCTAGTACAACATAGCTCATTCAAAATTTCATTCGTAACTCAAAAGTTACACAATTGCAATTGCCAAGATATGGCATAAATATCGACACAATTTTAATAGGTGGAAGCATATGAGGTCAAATTACTAAAGCCTCATTGGATTCACATGTTTTCTCCAAAAAATGCAGGTGCTTCTCTTAATTCTCTTGCAAATATTTTGACTTTTGAGAGTCCATAAAAGTACTACATCACATGAACTAAAATTGATTCACAGAAACAGCTTAATATAACACAGGTGTTGATGGTAAATGTGGTAAACTGACATAGTAAGTATCATGTATAAGAAGTAGTTTTACAAAATGTAAAAATATCATGTAGCAAGGTTACAAATTGAAATGTTCTTTCAGCTCTCAACACATACAATGTCATTACAGGTACCAACAATCTCAAATCCCTAGCAAGACACGGATAAATTTCTGTAATTAAGTTATCATATAGTACGGATTGCAGATGGACTGATGTCATACAATTATTTTGCCCAATATTAGCTTTGTATACGACCCTGTACCTGCCCAAAATCTGTTTCGCGCGATTGTAGTGATCACGAATGAAACTTGCTTTCAAAACATTGGTTCCCGAAAATGATTTGAATGTGAGTACATCTGCAACATCCAATTTGAAAAGACAATCTATAATAATGTCTTATGGGAGTTGAATTTCTCGAACACTCTTGActttattcataaaattaaataatattttttttattttatataataaaatttactaatatcatatatatatatatatatatatatatatatatatatatatatatatattataatattaataatatatacttATATATTTGGGTATGGGGAAGGGGATAGAGGTGGAATAGGGTCGGGACCCGTTCCATAACCTTCCTATCCAATTTCCGTTCCGAAAAGATTCGAAAAACTTTTTTTCCTCCCAATTTCGTACCCGTCACAATTAGGGGCTCGAATATTCGGGATCACAAACTTTCGGGTTCCTGTTGGGTATGGAGAGAAGatcctgaatttttttttatttttaaaatttcgttaaaatgtgattattttatattaaaaaaacactatttagaaatttttatttctaaataaaaaataaatattcaacttaaaacatgtaatagtaaaatattttggataatGGTTCAAAGTTTTGTCAAATTATTGTGCatcggataattattaataaaatattcagaTACAAATTACtcgataaattttgttaaattgaTTGTCAAATTGCATTTCTTATTCTAcgtattttttataattataaaattataaatatgaattaattaaatcattaatttaatttttaaaaatacacaaaaataaattgTCATGATTCCACTATTCGATAGTTTCCACAATAAACAATTATGCAAATTAAGTCCATAGTTTAATTATTATATGAGTTGAAACACAATATTATTTAgctaaatatattaataaaaatattaataaaatatattataatattattttgtgACGGATCGAGATTCCCGTCGAGATAAGGTTTTATTCCCGATCCCTCTCCCGTTATTAATCGGGACGACAAAAATCCCAAACATTCTGGTCGGGAAAATGTCGGGATGGAATTTTTTCAGGAAGGGAATAGGATGAGATTCGGGAAGGGTTGAGATTCGGGAAATTTTTTCCATCTGTAGACGGTGCTAGAGACTTGGTCCTCGCGGGAATGGGAATCCCCGATAAGAAATTATGGGAATTGGGACGGGGTTTGAATTCGGAGACGGGAATGGGAACTCATCCCCATCCTCGGCCCATTGTCATCATTAGCTGAAAGGCTCGGTAAAGGACCGTTGCAGTAACTTGATTAAAAAAACGCATACTCGATCAGCCAAAACCCATGAAATGATACAAATGCCACATAAGTTTAGTTCTCATATCTCATAAGGATTCTGTTTCTGAATCCCTCTGAATTTTTCAATAAAGTTTGATAAAATATGAAACTGGTgaaaatatcttttttttttatcgtttTCTAAAATCTTGTTGATTCGGTGCGGTGCAGTGCAGCTGTCACGCACACGTTctgaaaatttaataaatcaaatatgacatattaatatttaatgcGGATAGACACAAAATGAAGGGAAATATATGCAAGAAAATGAATTTGGTCAAACTTAAAAAAAAGTGCTTGAAACAATGGTTCAAATACGCTTAGGAtgataagttttttttaaaaaaaaaataaaaataacgaaaaccatttttcaaattttttctatttgttaattaaattaatacgTAACAtgcaaaattttcattttaaaactattttttagTATATCTTAAATGtccttaaaatttaaattttattaaataaaacaacaaaaaagaaaaaaaattattaaataaagattTGATAAATAGATTATCATACTTTTATTGTTCTTCAATTAATTTGCTAGAAGTTCATATTATATTTGTATATGCCCAAAGAAGGTTTACTctagaaaaaattaaattttattcagGTGAGCACtcgaaattataaataaaaattaattaaaaataataatagtcGGAGAGGCATAAGGGTCACAGGGAtttggaaaatttaattaacaatgataaaaaaaaaaacaataatcaaTGAATTTATCATATTTATATAAATGGGCCGAATATGTATGTTCCAATTAGAATTCATTATATGCTTGCCAAAAAACAATAGGGTTGGGTTTAAGTCTACCATATCCTTAGCAAAAAGAAAACAATAGGCTGGGCTACAACATGAGCCAAGTGTAAATCCGTCTCTGGGCACCCCTAACCAAAAACCTGCAGATTGACACAAATTCCAATTAGTGCAATATGAGTTTTATCTGCAATCCACAGTTCATGTTCTAATCAAAGATGCAATAAGTAACTTAATTTCCTATCACGAGGAATAAAAGAGAATAGTGAGGGACAAATGCATCACTATTGCATATGTTGTGAAATAGGGACAAGTAACAACTAAAATTTTGTAAATGTTTGATGGAAAGAAGTTTAACTAAGAAGATTCATCAGATTAAATGTCAAATAGGGATAACAGTGATTTTGACTGAAGGAACTAAAATTGCTCACTTAAAAGAGATCCATGTCGAGCGCAATTTATATAGTTGGTGATATCATCGTAATAAGAATGTAGAATCATAGAATCATATGTGTGTgtttatatatgtatacatatatgtataaaatgAAAAAAGGTTCTCACCGTTCATATATCAGACAGAATGGCCATTGGTTTCAAGGTTTCAACATCTACTTTGTTGGGAAATAGTTCGGACAAACGAGTAGCTGCCTTGAGGTGATACTTGTTTTTATACTGGGGTAatcaataataaattatatgagCCCAACATCAAAAGTGATAAATAGCCAGAACAATATTATCAATCTAAACACAAGAAACTGTAATACACTGACTATATGACAAGAACCAAAATTATATACAGAGATACTTCAAGAAgtcaaaataaaaaacactccAAAAGGAAAACCAAGTTGATGAGGTTTGAATCAAAAAAACACTGAACAACTCCCGTGCATTCCATTATTAAACAAGTGAAGGGGAAGCAAAATAATACTCCTAAACAAATATGAATTCACAAAGACTTCCACCTTTTGCTTGCGACTGTCAGTCTGAATATCTGAACCAATTATGATTACATTATCAGGAAGCCCCTCAAGCTTTTTCTTAAACAAAGCATACTGAAAACCTAATACCCAAATTTCATTTTCGTCGGTTCCTCTCTCACCCCGTCGCACTCTTCGTTCCTTCCCTACCACTCCGAGTTTCCCAACTGGCCATCTTCTTTGTTTCTTTctatttttaagaataaatttaatatttcaagCAGGACGAGGATGGATTCGAGGATTTAATCCCCATGGGTTCGGGCATTCACCCCCATCGCTGGCTCATTTTCATCTCCAACGTGGGGATGAGGACGGGGATGGGGTTCAATCCCCGTGGGTTCGAGTTTGGGGATTCCTCGAACCCAAAAAAAACTGGGGATGGGGACTGGGATCGGGGTGAGTTTTAATTTCGGGGATGGAGATGGGGATGACAAACCCATCCCCGCCTCGCCCTATTGCCATCACTACCCTTTTCTATATGGAAACAAACAATAATATTTGAGCTAGACGCGGTCGAGCTAGACCTAGTGGCGAGCCAATACAAACTATCATTGACAAATATGATGCGTTTAGGGTACTGCGGGGCTCTTTCAACTGCTTCCACACACCTGAGcggtataaaatcatattcataATTATTTTCAAACGACAAAGTCGTTTGCGAACCTCCAACACCACATAGTCGTTTGTTGACTCAATGAGTCCAAATCCAAACACTCGGTCAGATAAGATAAAGTGGTAATAGACCCAATGAGTAGATGGTAACTCAAAGGAATATCCTGTAGCAAGGTTACAAATTGAAATATTCTTTCGGCTCTCAACACATACAATGTCATTACATGTACCAACAATCTCAAATCCCTAGCAAGACAGGGATAAATTTTTGTAATTAAGCTATCATATAGTACGGATTGCAGATGGACTGATGCCATACAATTATTTTGCCCGATATTAGCTTTGTATACGACCCTGTACCTGCCCAAAATCTGTTTCGCGCGATTGTAGTGATCACGAATGAAACTTGATTTCAAAACATTGGTTCCCGAAACTGATTTGAATGTGAGTACATCTGCAACATCCAATTTGAAAAGACATTCTATAATAATGTCTGATGGGAGTTGAATTTCTCGAACACTCTTGActttattcataaaattaaataatatttttttattttatataataaaatttactaatatcatatatatatatatattataatattaataatatatacttATATATTTGGGTATGGGGAAGGGGATAGAGGTGGAATAGGGTCGGGACCCGTTCCGTAATCGTCCTATCCAATTCCCGTTCCGAAAAGAATCGGGAAACTTTATCCTCCCGTTCTCGTACCCGACACAATTAGGGGCCCGAATATTAGGGATCACAAACTTTCGGGTTCCTGTCGGGTTTGGAGAAAAAatcctgattttttttttcattttcaaaatttcgttaaaatgtgattatttaatattaaaaaaatcactATTTAGAAATTTGtatttctaaataaaaaataaatattcaacttaaaacatgtaatagtaaaatattttggataatGGTTCAAAGTTTTGTCAAGTTATTGTGCatcggataattattaataaaatattcagaTACAAATTACtcgataaattttgttaaattgaTTGTCAAATTGCATTTTTTATTCTAcgtattttttataattataaaattataaatatgaattaattaaatcattaatttaatttttaaaaaatacacaaaaataaattgTCATGATTCCACTATTCGATAGTTTCAACAATAAACAATTATGCAAATTATGTCCATAGTTTAATTATTATATGAGTTGAAACACAATAATATTTAgctaaatatattaataaaattattaataaaatatattatactaTTATTTTGTGACGGATCGAGATTCCCGTcgggataaggttttattcccGATCTCTCTCCCGTTATTAATTGGAACGacaaaaatcccaaaaattctGGTCGGGAAAATGTCGGGATGGAATTTTTTCAGGAAGGGAATGGGATGAGATTCGGGAAGGGTTGGGATTTGAGAAATTTTTTCCATCTGTAGACGGGGCTAGAGACTTGGTCCTCGCGGGAATGAGAATCTCCGATAAGAAATTATGGGAATTGGGACGAAGTTTGAATTCGGGGACGGGAATGGGAAGTCATCCCCATCCTCGACCCATTGTCATCACTAGCTGAAAGGCTCTGTAAAGGACCGTTGCAGTAACTTGATTAGAAAAACGCATACTCGATCAACCAAAACCCATGACATGATACAAATGCCACATAAGTTTAGTTCTCATATCTCATAAGGAATCTGTTTCTGAATCCCTCTGAATTTTTCAATAAAGTTTGATAGAATATCAAACAGGTgaaaatatctttttttttatcGTTTTCTAAATCTTGTTGATTCGGTGCGGTGCGGTGCAGTGCAGCTGTCACACACACGTtctgaaatgaaaaaaaaaatagatgttAAATTAACGAGTGCCCTGCTCCTACAAATCATTTGTTTCTAAATCTAACATTTAGGTCGCTTCCAGAGTAGCCATTAGTCCAACATGCTTCTGAATTTAGATCCACAAGAATCGAATGTTTCGCGCTCAAACTTGAAGATTCAGAACATTTTTGGTTTCATTTTTACATACGTGGGAAACGCCTCATCACAACCACATCAAGGTCAAAAGACCTATTTGTTGGTGCAAGGACCAAAACACGCTCACTGTATTTTCATTGCAGCCCATCCCAGTTTGACATAAATTCATTTTTTCATTGTACGTATGACAATTTTCTTCATAGTTTCCCCTTCCTCCCACCACGCCATCAACCTACAATATTGATAAAAAAAGAACATAACATCTGAAAGGATCAGAGCAGAATATGAAAGGTTTAAAGGATCAGTAACACTGTGCATATACATTAATATGACATACTTCATCAACAAATATAACACTAGGAGCGAGTTTGTGAGCTAGTGAGAAGACATATTTGGAATATTTCTCCATCTCACCAACATGCTGCATGTAGAAATAAGAAAGTCATTAGAGTTATATGGATGAATGCACTTATTTTTATGAAATCATCTGAAATGATATAACAATCaattgagctagcttttgaacGAACGACCTTTGAAGCTATACTGGACATTGAAACGTTAATGAAGTTCAGCTTCAGTGGCAACAACATTTGCAAGCATTGTCTTTTCTGTTCCAGGGGCCTAAATAGAAGTATACCTTGTAGGGCTGCATGAGAAACAATAAATGAAAGGGTTCAACTTAAACCAAGATTGTATACAGATACAATCTccccaaaataaaattaagcAGTCCAAATGCAGCAGAAATGACTAAAACaactatttatgttttcctaaaataaattcatgtctgtttcagaaataatatagctaatttttttttattttttcagaaATAATTCATGTCTGAAAAAAATTACCTAAATTACTTTCAAACATTTTTATCAAAAATATATCTCCATTCCATAGCCAACACCTAGGTATAAGAAAGACATGTTAACAGTTAATTAAGAACAAGGATATGAGTAGATGATGAAAAGTATCATGGTTCAAAATGGTTTTTGGTGCACCATTTCACGAGCCATTTTGAATTCGTTCATATTTAGCGGGCGGATATCGAGTCTACCACTTAAAGCTGGAGGAGATCTCCGGCGAAAGCAGCAGCTTGTTCCTATCAATTAACTCCAACAGATAAAGACATGAGACAACTTCTCTTCAGGAAAAGATATATGCAAACTAATTAATTGAGTTGATCCTTTTCTCCATGTTATGAGTCTTTTGTCATATAAACTAAAAGCAAATAAGGCTAACAGAGGAAATATGCCATCGAGAATCGGGATAGAATAGCTGCAGCAAAATAATAAGATGAACTCTAGATCATAAACATCCTCAAAATAATCCATTCATTAGAAACAACAAGAAGGAAAGCTCGCTGAAAGTATGGATGTCAATTTTCCACGTGGGTTCGGGTCCCCATGGGAAAAACACGAAACAGGAAAAGTTCGGAGAGAATATTCAGGTAAAAGTTCAGGTTTGGGGATTTTAAAAAATCCCCGCAACATATTGGGGCGGGTAGGTGATGTTATCCCCATCCTCGAACCCgccctaataataataataataataataataataataataataataataataat comes from Henckelia pumila isolate YLH828 chromosome 4, ASM3356847v2, whole genome shotgun sequence and encodes:
- the LOC140865852 gene encoding uncharacterized protein → MSHYSSMEEDHQEMQLFSSIPHHAVAASSSYPPPSWPSDSSGRYRSSSMDHFEPPSLDLKLSISMSPVLKPPSDNSRVLIRSKVRDHSYNDHMMIDPSCVEALKWQAAEQIRLASMEKSYAERLRELTRREMELAQAEFARARNIWERAREEVERVEKMKDRATRKIDSTCMEITCQSCRIKFRP